The Cytophagia bacterium CHB2 genome segment CACGGTAACATTCGCGGACATGCCCGGGCGGAATTTGCCGCCGGGATTGTCGATGGCCGCGATGACTTTCATGCGCCGGGTGGCTTGATCAACGAGAGGTTCGATCACTTCAACCTTTCCGATCAAAGCCTCATTTGGATATGCGGTGGTGGAAACTTTGACCTCCGCGCCGCGCTGCAAGCTGGAATAGTAACGTTCCGGCGCAGAGAAATTGATGCGCAATTTATCGATCTGCGCCAAATCCGTAATCGCCGAACCGGCGCGCACG includes the following:
- a CDS encoding efflux RND transporter periplasmic adaptor subunit — translated: VRAGSAITDLAQIDKLRINFSAPERYYSSLQRGAEVKVSTTAYPNEALIGKVEVIEPLVDQATRRMKVIAAIDNPGGKFRPGMSANVTVVLGERPNALVIPSEAVFVEGDQALVFVIQADSTVARTPVELGTRLRENVEVLNGLAAGAMVVRAGHQKLFPGAKVMPIASTPQQN